A portion of the Archocentrus centrarchus isolate MPI-CPG fArcCen1 chromosome 19, fArcCen1, whole genome shotgun sequence genome contains these proteins:
- the LOC115797936 gene encoding histone H3.3: MARTKQTARKSTGGKAPRKQLATKAARKSAPSTGGVKKPHRYRPGTVALREIRRYQKSTELLIRKLPFQRLVREIAQDFKTDLRFQSAAIGALQEASEAYLVGLFEDTNLCAIHAKRVTIMPKDIQLARRIRGERA, encoded by the exons ATGGCACGTACCAAGCAGACTGCTCGTAAATCTACTGGAGGAAAAGCGCCGAGGAAGCAGCTCGCTACCAAGGCGGCCAGGAAGAGTGCACCATCCACCGGTGGCGTGAAGAAACCCCATCGTTACAG GCCTGGAACTGTGGCTCTGAGGGAGATCCGTCGCTACCAGAAGTCCACTGAGCTGCTGATCCGCAAGCTGCCCTTCCAGCGCCTGGTGAGGGAGATTGCTCAGGATTTCAAGACTGATCTGCGTTTCCAGAGTGCTGCCATTGGAGCTCTTCAG GAGGCCAGTGAGGCCTACCTGGTGGGTCTGTTTGAGGACACCAACCTCTGCGCCATCCATGCCAAGCGTGTCACCATCATGCCCAAAGACATCCAGCTGGCTCGTAGGATAAGGGGCGAGAGGGCCTAA
- the unk gene encoding RING finger protein unkempt homolog isoform X2, which produces MSKTHPQPPSSSVVTTTGGPSSSSSSSPAGGSTSPATVLNVQPEKPQHYTYLKEFRTEQCPLFVQHKCTQHRPFSCFHWHFLNQRRRRPIRRRDGTFNYSPDVYCTKYDEGTGTCPDGDECPFLHRTAGDTERRYHLRYYKTGSCIHETDAKGHCSKNGSHCAFAHGSHDLRSPVYDIREMQVMESQGGSGTAEGGGGDGQSGQAASTALIEKILSEEPRWQDNDYVLSHYKTELCKKPPRLCRQGYACPYYHNSKDRRRSPHKHKYRALPCPAVKQSEEWGDPSKCEGAESCQYCHTRTEQQFHPEIYKSTKCNDMQQCGSCPRGPFCAFAHVEKPFVPEEPSFPNPSSPPPPRPPDPLPVQEISASPSSHNMGSCSVSDPFSPSAGSCVTEQGLLGSVLSLCEDMSGSAEPQSPWAGEGGYGRAPGFEREDQAKQRGFALEQRHRELASTQNKQVFLPVGSPLSLSSSIPSSLAATPPSPAPLGPPGSSISSGMNANALPFYPTSETVESVVESALDDLDLNDFGVSALERSLESSSSSALPSVGVMLGGSQLQSSAPVNIPGSFSSSAAFSSPSPSPPVRPHASPFFSTHLSQPGQSESTFLGPSHSSLGLNGMSTNIWEHFPSGQGSPGTPPTLLLSGPCAETTRLKQELEEAHRTLKQWGHSWRHTAQSFAALKADAEESRAHAARLAMEAERARQAEEEAQRQATLLQEALESLRSGDNPHLTLHQLQLLHRLPLESVLSLQAQLCTCLHAVEQVVYRKQRQCCVTCGEQGSVSLSCGHGLQCESCSTSTDCPLCPEQSLEQQLS; this is translated from the exons ATGTCTAAAACGCATCCACAGCCCCCGTCATCTTCGGTAGTGACGACTACCGGAGGACCATCTTCGTCCTCTTCGTCTTCGCCCGCAGGGGGGTCAACATCTCCTGCAACCGTGTTGAACGTGCAGCCCGAGAAACCTCAACATTACAC ATATCTGAAGGAGTTCAGGACGGAGCAGTGTCCCTTGTTCGTTCAACATAAATGTACCCAGCACCGGCctttttcctgtttccactGGCACTTCCTGAACCAGCGGCGCCGGAGGCCAATCCGCAGACGGGACGGAACATTCAACTACAGCCCAGATGTTTACTGTACCAAATATGATGAGGGAACAGGCACCTGTCCTGATGGAGATGA ATGCCCATTTCTGCATCGAACAGCAGGTGACACAGAGCGCAGGTACCACCTCCGCTACTATAAAACTGGATCGTGTATCCACGAAACTGATGCAAAAGGCCACTGCAGCAAGAACGGCTCCCATTGTGCATTTGCTCACGGATCACATGACCTGCGCAGCCCCGTTTATGACATCAG GGAAATGCAGGTGATGGAGTCTCAAGGAGGCTCGGGGACCGCGGAGGGAGGTGGAGGCGATGGACAGTCGGGACAGGCAGCAAGCACAGCCCTGATAGAGAAGATCTTGAGCGAGGAGCCACGCTGGCAAG ATAATGACTATGTGCTGTCACATTACAAGACTGAGCTCTGTAAGAAACCACCTCGCCTGTGCCGTCAAGGTTATGCCTGTCCGTATTATCATAACAGCAAAGACAGGAGACGCAGCCCACACAAGCACAAATACAG AGCGTTGCCGTGTCCTGCAGTGAAGCAGAGTGAAGAGTGGGGAGATCCCAGTAAATGTGAGGGAGCTGAGTCATGTCAGTATTGCCACACAAGAACGGAACAGCAGTTCCACCCAGAG ATCTATAAATCCACCAAGTGCAATGACATGCAGCAATGCGGCAGCTGTCCCAGAGGGCCCTTCTGTGCCTTTGCTCATGTTGAAA aGCCCTTTGTTCCTGAGGAACCATCATTCCCCAACCCCAGCTCCCCTCCACCCCCTAGACCTCCAGACCCTCTTCCTGTCCAGGAGATTTCTGCGAGTCCCAGTAGTCACAACATGGGGTCTTGCTCTGTCTCAGACCCCTTCTCCCCCTCTGCAGGCTCATGTGTAACAGAGCAAGGTTTGCTTGGTAGcgttttgtctctgtgtgaggACATGAGTGGATCTGCAGAGCCTCAGTCTCCTTGGGCAGGAGAAGGAGGGTACGGCCGGGCACCTGGCTTTGAGAGGGAAGATCAG GCCAAGCAAAGGGGCTTTGCTCTGGAGCAGCGGCACAGAGAACTGGCATCAACTCAGAACAAACAG GTGTTTTTGCCGGTCGGCAGCCCTTTGAGTCTGTCCTCCAGTATCCCCTCTAGTCTGGCTGCCACACCGCCCAGCCCCGCTCCTCTCGGACCCCCAGGATCCAGCATATCCTCTGGAATGAATGCTAACGCTCTCCCCTTTTACCCAACTAGTGAAACTGTAGAGTCAGTTGTTG AGTCAGCCCTGGATGATCTCGACCTGAATGACTTTGGTGTTTCGGCGCTGGAGAGAAGcttggagagcagcagcagctctgctctgccTAGTGTGGGAGTTATGCTTG GCGGTAGCCAGCTTCAGAGTTCTGCTCCAGTGAACATCCCAGGGTCTTTTAGCAGCTCCGCTGCTTTTAGCTCACCTTCACCATCTCCCCCAGTCAGGCCACACGCTTCTCCATTCTTCTCTACGCATCTGTCCCAACCTGGCCAGTCAGAGAGCACCTTCCTGGGACCATCTCATAGTTCTTTAG GTCTGAATGGTATGAGCACTAATATCTGGGAACACTTCCCATCAGGCCAGGGGTCTCCTGGTACACCTCCAACCCTACTGCTCTCTGGCCCCTGTGCAGAGACCACCAGGCTCAAACAGGAGCTGGAGGAAGCTCACAGGACACTGAAGCAGTGGGGTCACAGCTGGAGACACACAGCTCAG TCGTTCGCTGCACTGAAAGCAGATGCAGAGGAATCGCGTGCCCATGCCGCACGATTAGCCATGGAAGCAGAAAGAGCCAggcaggctgaggaggaggcaCAGAGACAGGCTACTCTCCTGCAGGAGGCGCTGGAGAGCTTAAGGAGCGGCGATAATCCTCATCTTACACTGCACCAACTCCAGCTACTACACCGACTGCCTTTGGAGTCGGTCCTCAGTTTACAGGCTCAGCTCTGTACCTGCTTACATGCTGTAGAACAG GTGGTGTACAGGAAACAGAGACAATGCTGTGTGACATGTGGAGAGCAGGGTTCGGTGTCCCTATCCTGTGGCCACGGACTACAGTGCGAGAGCTGCTCCACCTCCACAGATTGCCCACTCTGCCCCGAACAGTCGCTGGAACAGCAGCTCTCTTGA
- the unk gene encoding RING finger protein unkempt homolog isoform X1 — translation MSKTHPQPPSSSVVTTTGGPSSSSSSSPAGGSTSPATVLNVQPEKPQHYTYLKEFRTEQCPLFVQHKCTQHRPFSCFHWHFLNQRRRRPIRRRDGTFNYSPDVYCTKYDEGTGTCPDGDECPFLHRTAGDTERRYHLRYYKTGSCIHETDAKGHCSKNGSHCAFAHGSHDLRSPVYDIREMQVMESQGGSGTAEGGGGDGQSGQAASTALIEKILSEEPRWQDNDYVLSHYKTELCKKPPRLCRQGYACPYYHNSKDRRRSPHKHKYRALPCPAVKQSEEWGDPSKCEGAESCQYCHTRTEQQFHPEIYKSTKCNDMQQCGSCPRGPFCAFAHVEKPFVPEEPSFPNPSSPPPPRPPDPLPVQEISASPSSHNMGSCSVSDPFSPSAGSCVTEQGLLGSVLSLCEDMSGSAEPQSPWAGEGGYGRAPGFEREDQAKQRGFALEQRHRELASTQNKQDLQVFLPVGSPLSLSSSIPSSLAATPPSPAPLGPPGSSISSGMNANALPFYPTSETVESVVESALDDLDLNDFGVSALERSLESSSSSALPSVGVMLGGSQLQSSAPVNIPGSFSSSAAFSSPSPSPPVRPHASPFFSTHLSQPGQSESTFLGPSHSSLGLNGMSTNIWEHFPSGQGSPGTPPTLLLSGPCAETTRLKQELEEAHRTLKQWGHSWRHTAQSFAALKADAEESRAHAARLAMEAERARQAEEEAQRQATLLQEALESLRSGDNPHLTLHQLQLLHRLPLESVLSLQAQLCTCLHAVEQVVYRKQRQCCVTCGEQGSVSLSCGHGLQCESCSTSTDCPLCPEQSLEQQLS, via the exons ATGTCTAAAACGCATCCACAGCCCCCGTCATCTTCGGTAGTGACGACTACCGGAGGACCATCTTCGTCCTCTTCGTCTTCGCCCGCAGGGGGGTCAACATCTCCTGCAACCGTGTTGAACGTGCAGCCCGAGAAACCTCAACATTACAC ATATCTGAAGGAGTTCAGGACGGAGCAGTGTCCCTTGTTCGTTCAACATAAATGTACCCAGCACCGGCctttttcctgtttccactGGCACTTCCTGAACCAGCGGCGCCGGAGGCCAATCCGCAGACGGGACGGAACATTCAACTACAGCCCAGATGTTTACTGTACCAAATATGATGAGGGAACAGGCACCTGTCCTGATGGAGATGA ATGCCCATTTCTGCATCGAACAGCAGGTGACACAGAGCGCAGGTACCACCTCCGCTACTATAAAACTGGATCGTGTATCCACGAAACTGATGCAAAAGGCCACTGCAGCAAGAACGGCTCCCATTGTGCATTTGCTCACGGATCACATGACCTGCGCAGCCCCGTTTATGACATCAG GGAAATGCAGGTGATGGAGTCTCAAGGAGGCTCGGGGACCGCGGAGGGAGGTGGAGGCGATGGACAGTCGGGACAGGCAGCAAGCACAGCCCTGATAGAGAAGATCTTGAGCGAGGAGCCACGCTGGCAAG ATAATGACTATGTGCTGTCACATTACAAGACTGAGCTCTGTAAGAAACCACCTCGCCTGTGCCGTCAAGGTTATGCCTGTCCGTATTATCATAACAGCAAAGACAGGAGACGCAGCCCACACAAGCACAAATACAG AGCGTTGCCGTGTCCTGCAGTGAAGCAGAGTGAAGAGTGGGGAGATCCCAGTAAATGTGAGGGAGCTGAGTCATGTCAGTATTGCCACACAAGAACGGAACAGCAGTTCCACCCAGAG ATCTATAAATCCACCAAGTGCAATGACATGCAGCAATGCGGCAGCTGTCCCAGAGGGCCCTTCTGTGCCTTTGCTCATGTTGAAA aGCCCTTTGTTCCTGAGGAACCATCATTCCCCAACCCCAGCTCCCCTCCACCCCCTAGACCTCCAGACCCTCTTCCTGTCCAGGAGATTTCTGCGAGTCCCAGTAGTCACAACATGGGGTCTTGCTCTGTCTCAGACCCCTTCTCCCCCTCTGCAGGCTCATGTGTAACAGAGCAAGGTTTGCTTGGTAGcgttttgtctctgtgtgaggACATGAGTGGATCTGCAGAGCCTCAGTCTCCTTGGGCAGGAGAAGGAGGGTACGGCCGGGCACCTGGCTTTGAGAGGGAAGATCAG GCCAAGCAAAGGGGCTTTGCTCTGGAGCAGCGGCACAGAGAACTGGCATCAACTCAGAACAAACAG GACTTACAGGTGTTTTTGCCGGTCGGCAGCCCTTTGAGTCTGTCCTCCAGTATCCCCTCTAGTCTGGCTGCCACACCGCCCAGCCCCGCTCCTCTCGGACCCCCAGGATCCAGCATATCCTCTGGAATGAATGCTAACGCTCTCCCCTTTTACCCAACTAGTGAAACTGTAGAGTCAGTTGTTG AGTCAGCCCTGGATGATCTCGACCTGAATGACTTTGGTGTTTCGGCGCTGGAGAGAAGcttggagagcagcagcagctctgctctgccTAGTGTGGGAGTTATGCTTG GCGGTAGCCAGCTTCAGAGTTCTGCTCCAGTGAACATCCCAGGGTCTTTTAGCAGCTCCGCTGCTTTTAGCTCACCTTCACCATCTCCCCCAGTCAGGCCACACGCTTCTCCATTCTTCTCTACGCATCTGTCCCAACCTGGCCAGTCAGAGAGCACCTTCCTGGGACCATCTCATAGTTCTTTAG GTCTGAATGGTATGAGCACTAATATCTGGGAACACTTCCCATCAGGCCAGGGGTCTCCTGGTACACCTCCAACCCTACTGCTCTCTGGCCCCTGTGCAGAGACCACCAGGCTCAAACAGGAGCTGGAGGAAGCTCACAGGACACTGAAGCAGTGGGGTCACAGCTGGAGACACACAGCTCAG TCGTTCGCTGCACTGAAAGCAGATGCAGAGGAATCGCGTGCCCATGCCGCACGATTAGCCATGGAAGCAGAAAGAGCCAggcaggctgaggaggaggcaCAGAGACAGGCTACTCTCCTGCAGGAGGCGCTGGAGAGCTTAAGGAGCGGCGATAATCCTCATCTTACACTGCACCAACTCCAGCTACTACACCGACTGCCTTTGGAGTCGGTCCTCAGTTTACAGGCTCAGCTCTGTACCTGCTTACATGCTGTAGAACAG GTGGTGTACAGGAAACAGAGACAATGCTGTGTGACATGTGGAGAGCAGGGTTCGGTGTCCCTATCCTGTGGCCACGGACTACAGTGCGAGAGCTGCTCCACCTCCACAGATTGCCCACTCTGCCCCGAACAGTCGCTGGAACAGCAGCTCTCTTGA